From the Martelella mediterranea DSM 17316 genome, one window contains:
- the phoR gene encoding phosphate regulon sensor histidine kinase PhoR: protein MEGILSGIASRMAAAWFVLLATTAVALLALYDGALPALAVISAWLIVCAAAIAAIRPRLAAEEESVPDSLETVLAFDFGDLPGLLDEIDLAIYLLAPDGTVLFQNRSASDTFGKFPLGSHISARMRAPGVLDIIRDTLANGRVNQIEYSERLPSERVYLVRSAPVSDAEKPVFMLVLRDVSEARRIDRMRSDFVANASHELRTPLASLRGYIETLQGPAKHDVKAQERFLPIMLDQATRMSRLVDDLMSLSRLEAKAHLPPDQTVTLNALLGHVRDSLLPLAEDLEVSIHLFMPEEPVTVNGDKDELVEVFENLIENACKYGSEGGKVEVYLKPLSPSGAEVSVVDHGPGIPSEHVPRLTERFYRVSVADSRSKKGTGLGLAIVKHILTRHRARLSVKSEVGQGTTFTVRF from the coding sequence GTGGAAGGCATTCTGAGCGGCATTGCCTCGCGCATGGCCGCGGCGTGGTTCGTGTTGCTTGCAACGACGGCGGTGGCGCTGCTTGCGCTCTATGACGGTGCGCTCCCGGCCCTTGCCGTCATTTCCGCCTGGCTCATCGTCTGCGCTGCCGCCATTGCCGCCATCCGGCCCAGGCTGGCCGCGGAGGAGGAGAGCGTTCCCGACAGTCTGGAGACCGTGCTCGCCTTCGATTTCGGCGACCTTCCCGGCCTGCTCGATGAAATCGACCTTGCGATCTATCTTCTGGCCCCCGACGGCACGGTTCTGTTCCAGAACCGCTCGGCGAGCGACACGTTCGGAAAATTCCCGCTCGGCTCCCACATCTCGGCGCGCATGCGCGCCCCCGGCGTGCTCGACATCATCCGCGATACGTTGGCGAACGGCCGCGTCAACCAGATCGAATATTCCGAGCGACTGCCCTCCGAGCGCGTCTATCTGGTGCGCAGCGCGCCGGTTTCCGATGCCGAGAAGCCGGTGTTCATGCTGGTGCTGCGCGATGTCTCCGAGGCGCGCCGGATCGATCGCATGCGCTCCGATTTCGTCGCCAATGCCAGCCACGAACTCAGAACCCCGCTCGCCTCGCTGCGCGGCTATATCGAAACGCTGCAGGGCCCGGCCAAGCACGATGTGAAGGCGCAGGAACGGTTCCTGCCGATCATGCTCGACCAGGCGACCCGGATGAGCCGTCTGGTCGACGACCTGATGAGCCTGTCGCGGCTGGAGGCCAAGGCCCATCTGCCGCCGGACCAGACGGTCACGCTCAACGCCCTGCTCGGCCATGTCCGCGACAGCCTGCTGCCGCTGGCTGAGGATCTGGAGGTGTCGATCCACCTGTTCATGCCCGAGGAGCCGGTGACGGTGAACGGCGACAAGGACGAACTGGTGGAAGTGTTCGAGAACCTGATCGAGAACGCCTGCAAATACGGCTCAGAAGGCGGCAAGGTCGAGGTCTATCTCAAGCCGCTTTCGCCTTCCGGCGCCGAGGTTTCCGTGGTCGATCACGGCCCTGGCATCCCCTCCGAACACGTGCCGCGACTGACCGAACGCTTCTATCGCGTCTCGGTCGCCGACAGCCGTTCGAAGAAGGGCACCGGCCTTGGCCTCGCCATCGTCAAGCACATCCTCACCCGCCATCGCGCCCGGCTCTCGGTAAAATCCGAAGTCGGCCAGGGCACGACCTTCACCGTCCGGTTCTGA
- the pstC gene encoding phosphate ABC transporter permease subunit PstC, translating to MHVFLIILALIVLLSAGGFFAARAKAYALADAGRINSRPSHHASFVTIATVVPAVLLMAVWMVASPLLIGAEIREGFPDSVKAQPASAQSLTFNTVTSVAYGLRQLPDAARERVAEDSSQLRAVLAKSGIPLAANPQPFVLKSAERMNALSAKSSYAMAAAVLAVALVSLALSFRAVRPQFQARNRVEQVVLGALLLASTIAILTTVGIVLSMLSESLRFFAQVSPIDFFFGTVWDPRFAAAGETGSPGQFGLIPLLAGTIYISAVAMAVAVPIGLYAAIYMSEYASGRLRSIAKPLLEVLAGIPTIVYGFFALITVGPLLRDISVELNGLFTGNYRNFIEAQSVLTAGVVMGIMLIPFVSSLSDDIINAVPDSLRKGSLGLGATQSETIKRVVLPAALPGIVGALLLTASRAIGETMIVVLAAGVAANLQINPFEPMTTVTVKIVNQLTGDLEFNTPQTLVAFALGLTLFVITLCLNVYALYVVRKYREQYA from the coding sequence ATGCATGTGTTTTTGATCATACTGGCGCTCATCGTGCTTCTCAGCGCAGGCGGTTTCTTCGCCGCCCGCGCCAAGGCCTATGCGCTGGCCGATGCCGGGCGGATCAACTCACGCCCCAGCCACCACGCAAGCTTCGTCACGATCGCGACCGTCGTTCCGGCCGTGCTCCTGATGGCGGTATGGATGGTGGCGAGCCCGCTCCTGATCGGCGCGGAGATCCGTGAAGGTTTTCCCGATAGCGTGAAGGCGCAGCCGGCCTCCGCCCAAAGCCTGACCTTCAACACCGTCACCTCCGTCGCCTACGGCCTGCGCCAGCTTCCCGATGCCGCGCGCGAACGCGTCGCGGAAGATTCCAGCCAGCTTCGCGCGGTGCTTGCCAAAAGCGGCATTCCGCTGGCCGCCAATCCGCAGCCCTTCGTGCTCAAATCGGCGGAGCGGATGAACGCGCTTTCGGCGAAAAGCAGCTACGCCATGGCGGCCGCCGTGCTGGCCGTCGCTCTCGTCTCGCTGGCGCTGTCCTTCCGCGCGGTCAGGCCGCAGTTCCAGGCCCGCAACCGCGTCGAACAGGTGGTGCTGGGGGCCCTGCTTCTGGCCTCCACCATCGCGATCCTGACGACCGTTGGCATCGTGCTGTCGATGTTGTCGGAATCGCTGCGCTTCTTCGCCCAGGTCTCGCCGATCGATTTCTTCTTCGGCACGGTGTGGGACCCGCGTTTTGCCGCCGCCGGCGAGACCGGCTCGCCCGGCCAGTTCGGCCTGATCCCGCTTCTGGCCGGCACGATCTATATTTCCGCGGTGGCGATGGCGGTTGCGGTGCCGATCGGGCTCTATGCCGCGATCTACATGTCGGAATATGCCAGCGGCCGGCTGCGTTCGATCGCCAAGCCGCTGCTGGAGGTGCTCGCCGGCATTCCGACCATCGTCTACGGCTTTTTCGCGCTGATCACGGTCGGCCCGCTGCTGCGCGATATCTCGGTGGAGCTGAACGGGCTGTTCACCGGCAATTACCGCAATTTCATCGAGGCGCAGTCGGTGCTGACGGCGGGCGTGGTGATGGGCATCATGCTGATTCCCTTCGTTTCGTCGCTCTCCGATGACATCATCAACGCCGTGCCCGACAGCCTGCGCAAGGGCTCGCTGGGGCTTGGCGCGACGCAGTCGGAGACCATCAAGCGCGTGGTTCTGCCGGCGGCGCTGCCGGGCATTGTCGGCGCGCTGCTTTTGACGGCCTCGCGCGCGATCGGCGAGACCATGATCGTGGTGCTTGCCGCCGGCGTTGCCGCCAATCTGCAGATCAATCCGTTCGAGCCGATGACGACGGTGACGGTGAAGATCGTCAACCAGCTCACCGGCGACCTCGAATTCAACACGCCGCAGACGCTGGTGGCCTTCGCGCTCGGCCTGACCCTGTTCGTGATCACGCTCTGCCTCAATGTCTACGCGCTCTATGTCGTGCGCAAATACCGGGAGCAGTACGCATGA
- the pstA gene encoding phosphate ABC transporter permease PstA, producing the protein MSETFTNPNEAGDFRRRVTETRRKGLKRRHRAERRFRVFGFLAIFAGLFFLAALLFSVAGKGFSAFQQTTITLPITFSEQVVDPEGLRDENPRLLLTANYPALVQDALAKTLDLDPANAAEMREAMRLVSRSARVDLRDVVMDDPSVIGKTVDVKLLAAADVDSANKGQIDLSLPETSRRVSDQQAAWMAELKAEGRLHKSFNAGFFTHGASSRPESAGIGVAFVGTLYMMGIVLVLSLPLGVASAIYLEEFAPKNRFTDVIEVNINNLAAVPSIVFGLLGVALFIGFLGLPRSAALVGGLVLTLMTLPTIIIATRSALKAVPPSIRSAALGVGASKMQAVFHHVLPLAMPGILTGTIIGLARALGETAPLLLIGMVAFVADYPASPLDPSTALPVQIYMWAGEAERAFVERTSAAIIVLLVFLILMNLTAVILRRRFERRW; encoded by the coding sequence ATGAGCGAGACATTCACCAATCCGAACGAGGCGGGGGATTTCCGCCGCAGGGTCACCGAGACCCGCCGCAAGGGGCTGAAACGCCGCCACCGCGCCGAAAGGCGGTTCCGCGTATTCGGTTTCCTTGCGATCTTCGCCGGCCTGTTCTTCCTGGCGGCATTGCTGTTCTCGGTCGCCGGCAAGGGCTTTTCCGCCTTCCAGCAGACCACGATCACGCTGCCGATCACGTTTTCGGAACAGGTGGTCGACCCCGAGGGCCTGCGCGACGAAAACCCGCGCCTGCTGCTGACCGCGAACTATCCGGCTCTGGTGCAGGACGCGCTGGCGAAAACGCTCGATCTCGACCCCGCCAATGCCGCCGAGATGCGCGAAGCCATGCGGCTCGTCTCGCGCTCGGCCCGCGTCGACCTGCGCGACGTGGTGATGGACGATCCGTCGGTGATCGGAAAGACCGTCGACGTGAAGCTCTTGGCCGCCGCCGATGTCGATTCCGCCAACAAGGGCCAGATCGATCTCTCGCTGCCGGAAACCAGCCGCCGCGTCTCAGATCAACAGGCCGCATGGATGGCGGAGTTGAAGGCGGAAGGCCGGCTGCACAAGAGCTTCAACGCCGGCTTCTTCACCCATGGCGCATCCTCGCGGCCGGAATCGGCGGGCATCGGCGTCGCCTTCGTCGGCACGCTCTACATGATGGGCATCGTGCTGGTATTGTCCCTGCCGCTCGGCGTGGCGTCCGCGATCTATCTCGAGGAATTCGCGCCGAAGAACCGGTTCACCGATGTCATCGAGGTCAATATCAACAACCTCGCCGCCGTGCCGTCGATCGTCTTCGGCCTGCTCGGCGTGGCGCTGTTCATCGGCTTTCTCGGCCTGCCGCGCTCGGCCGCACTCGTTGGCGGGCTGGTGCTGACGTTGATGACGCTGCCGACGATCATCATCGCCACCCGCTCGGCGCTGAAGGCGGTGCCGCCCTCGATCCGCTCGGCGGCGCTCGGCGTCGGCGCGTCGAAGATGCAGGCGGTGTTCCACCACGTGTTGCCGCTCGCCATGCCCGGCATTCTCACCGGCACGATCATCGGCCTGGCCCGCGCGCTCGGCGAAACCGCGCCGCTGCTGCTGATCGGCATGGTCGCCTTCGTGGCGGATTATCCGGCAAGCCCGCTCGATCCCTCGACCGCGCTGCCGGTGCAGATCTACATGTGGGCGGGCGAAGCCGAGCGCGCCTTTGTCGAGCGCACCTCGGCGGCGATCATCGTGCTGTTGGTATTCCTGATCCTGATGAACCTGACCGCAGTCATTCTCCGCCGCCGCTTCGAGCGGCGCTGGTAG
- a CDS encoding orotate phosphoribosyltransferase: MTSASFAEPQVMADLMARMLWEIEAVHFSPDEPYKLSSGLVSPVYIDCRRLISFPRIRSTLMDFAAAKIMAEAGFEQFDCVAGGETAGIPFAAFLAERLDLPMIYCRKKPKGYGKNAQIEGHMPEGARVLVIEDLTTAGGSMFNFIDAIRNAGGIVNHGMALFYYDIFAEAGKRFADGGVDLHYIATWQNVLAVAREKKLFDDKALDSVADFLDQPMAWSKARGGVDRLSA; this comes from the coding sequence ATGACCAGCGCGAGTTTTGCCGAGCCGCAAGTGATGGCCGACCTGATGGCCCGGATGCTGTGGGAAATCGAGGCGGTGCATTTTTCGCCCGACGAGCCCTACAAGCTCTCCTCCGGCCTGGTGAGCCCGGTCTATATCGACTGCCGCCGGCTGATCTCGTTTCCGCGCATCCGCTCCACCCTGATGGATTTCGCGGCCGCGAAGATCATGGCCGAGGCCGGCTTCGAGCAGTTCGACTGCGTGGCCGGCGGCGAGACCGCGGGCATTCCCTTCGCCGCCTTTCTGGCCGAACGCCTCGACCTGCCGATGATCTACTGCCGCAAGAAGCCGAAGGGCTATGGCAAGAACGCGCAGATCGAGGGCCATATGCCGGAAGGCGCGCGGGTGTTGGTGATCGAGGACCTGACCACGGCCGGCGGCTCGATGTTCAACTTCATCGACGCGATCCGCAATGCCGGCGGCATCGTCAATCACGGCATGGCGCTGTTCTACTACGATATTTTCGCCGAGGCCGGGAAACGTTTCGCCGATGGCGGCGTTGACCTTCATTATATCGCGACATGGCAGAACGTGCTGGCGGTGGCGCGGGAGAAGAAACTGTTCGATGACAAGGCGCTCGATTCCGTCGCCGATTTTCTCGACCAGCCGATGGCCTGGTCGAAGGCGCGCGGCGGCGTCGACCGACTGTCCGCCTGA
- a CDS encoding carbohydrate kinase family protein gives MILCCGEALIDMLPRETTKGEPAFSPYAGGAVCNTAVALARLGRPTGFFSGLSSDLMGDIIREKLDASNVDHSYVATSDRPTTLAFVKLVNGAASYAFYDENTAGRMITEADLPEIGDDCRAMHFGAISLIPEPCGSTYEALLMREAEKRVISLDPNIRPSFITDADKHRARIERMAAKADILKFSDEDLDWFGLEGSLDDKARHWIAAGASLVVVTRGSDSTIGYTATEKVEVASEKVEVVDTVGAGDTFDAGILASLDLAGLLTKDKVRTLSANAIRDALALGAKAAAVTVSRAGANPPFAHEIGL, from the coding sequence ATGATTCTGTGCTGCGGCGAAGCCCTTATCGACATGCTGCCCCGTGAGACCACAAAGGGCGAGCCGGCGTTTTCGCCCTATGCCGGCGGCGCGGTCTGCAACACGGCGGTGGCGCTCGCAAGGCTCGGCCGGCCAACCGGCTTCTTCTCCGGCCTGTCATCGGACCTGATGGGCGATATCATCCGCGAAAAGCTCGACGCCTCCAATGTCGACCATTCCTATGTCGCGACCTCCGACCGCCCCACCACGCTGGCCTTCGTCAAGCTGGTGAACGGTGCGGCGAGCTACGCCTTCTATGACGAGAACACCGCCGGCCGGATGATCACCGAGGCCGACCTGCCGGAAATCGGCGATGACTGCCGCGCCATGCATTTCGGCGCGATCAGCCTGATCCCGGAGCCCTGCGGCTCGACCTATGAGGCGCTGTTGATGCGCGAGGCGGAAAAGCGCGTGATCTCGCTCGACCCCAACATCCGCCCGAGCTTCATCACCGACGCCGACAAGCACCGCGCCCGAATCGAGCGGATGGCGGCGAAGGCCGATATTCTGAAATTCTCCGACGAGGATCTCGACTGGTTCGGGCTCGAAGGCTCGCTCGACGACAAGGCCCGCCACTGGATTGCGGCCGGCGCCAGCCTCGTCGTCGTCACCCGCGGCAGCGACAGCACGATCGGCTATACAGCCACGGAAAAGGTCGAGGTGGCGAGCGAAAAGGTCGAGGTGGTCGACACCGTCGGCGCCGGCGACACCTTCGATGCCGGCATCCTCGCCTCGCTCGACCTCGCCGGCCTGCTGACCAAGGACAAGGTGAGGACGCTTTCCGCCAACGCCATCCGCGACGCGCTGGCGCTTGGCGCAAAGGCCGCCGCCGTCACCGTCTCGCGCGCCGGCGCCAATCCGCCCTTCGCCCACGAAATCGGGCTTTGA
- a CDS encoding PstS family phosphate ABC transporter substrate-binding protein, producing the protein MKPFILPIVTLAAALAFAAPALARSQIQIAGSSTVLPYAKIVAETFGEIYPDYKTPIVESGGSSAGLKEFCKGVGPRTIDIANASRPMREGERENCAKNGVTGISEIVFGYDGIVFATDAAMEPMALTPLDLYKALAAELVIDGKLVQNPYTRWAQVNPALPDVEITAYIPGEKHGTREVFEEKVLAVGCEESGAVEFLTKEFGEKQGESKCIAVRKDGRAPGIDGDYTETLARVAANRSALGVFGLSFYDNNTDKLNVATIDGVTPTLETVGSGEYPVSRPLYFYVKNAHVGAIAGLKEYVDFFLSDDMAGPYGPLAEYGLVPASEAERAATKAAFDAGVTLQQTQ; encoded by the coding sequence ATGAAGCCATTCATCCTGCCGATCGTGACGCTTGCCGCCGCGCTTGCCTTTGCCGCGCCGGCGCTGGCGCGCAGCCAGATCCAGATCGCCGGCTCCTCCACCGTGCTGCCCTATGCCAAGATCGTGGCGGAAACCTTTGGCGAGATCTATCCCGACTACAAGACGCCGATCGTGGAATCGGGCGGCTCGTCGGCCGGGCTCAAGGAATTCTGCAAGGGCGTCGGCCCGCGCACCATCGATATCGCCAATGCCTCGCGGCCAATGCGCGAGGGCGAGCGCGAAAACTGCGCCAAGAACGGTGTTACCGGCATTTCCGAGATCGTGTTCGGTTATGACGGCATCGTGTTCGCCACCGACGCCGCGATGGAACCGATGGCGCTGACGCCGCTCGATCTCTATAAGGCGCTCGCCGCCGAACTGGTGATCGACGGCAAGCTCGTGCAAAACCCCTATACCCGCTGGGCGCAAGTCAATCCGGCGCTGCCCGATGTCGAGATCACCGCCTATATTCCCGGCGAAAAGCACGGCACCCGCGAGGTGTTCGAGGAAAAGGTGCTAGCGGTCGGCTGCGAAGAGTCGGGCGCTGTCGAATTTCTCACGAAAGAATTCGGCGAGAAGCAGGGCGAGAGCAAATGCATTGCGGTGCGCAAGGATGGCCGCGCGCCGGGCATTGACGGCGACTATACCGAAACGCTGGCGCGGGTCGCCGCCAACCGTTCGGCGCTCGGCGTCTTCGGCCTGTCCTTTTACGACAACAATACTGACAAGCTGAATGTGGCGACGATCGACGGCGTCACGCCGACGCTCGAAACCGTCGGCTCCGGCGAATACCCGGTCTCGCGACCGCTCTATTTCTACGTCAAGAATGCCCATGTCGGAGCGATCGCGGGCCTCAAGGAATATGTCGATTTCTTCCTCTCCGACGACATGGCCGGGCCCTATGGCCCGCTTGCCGAATATGGCCTCGTGCCGGCTTCGGAAGCGGAACGCGCGGCAACCAAGGCCGCTTTCGATGCGGGCGTGACGCTGCAGCAGACACAGTAG